The Caldalkalibacillus thermarum genome has a segment encoding these proteins:
- a CDS encoding Zn-dependent hydrolase, giving the protein MNHSLLKVNLKRLKQTLAASSKIGRLPNGGLCRLALSNEDKAMRDLFVTWLKEEQLQVRVDDFGNIYGRRPGRNPDSSPVMIGSHLDTQPQGGQYDGVLGVLSALEVIRVLNEHNIETERPIEIVNFTNEEGARFEPPMLGSGGLANIFDEQYVFNREDRQGRRFKDELARIGYAGKKENRAKQIYCFIELHVEQGSVLHREQVSIGAVEGIQGMTWLEVRVTGEADHAGPTPMSMRKDALVAAAKMITAIEQVADEVGSGVTTTVGRLAVEPNVVNCVPGQVVFSVDIRHFDDATRRQTVHLVQEKISTIAVMAGVDIEINNLWETESTHFAQEIVDLVMQGAEQYGYSARRIVSGAGHDAKYINAIAPAGMIFVPSINGKSHCPEELTLMEDIEKGANVLLYVTHQLAQHRGD; this is encoded by the coding sequence ATGAACCATTCTCTGTTAAAAGTAAATTTGAAAAGATTGAAGCAAACCTTGGCTGCTAGTTCAAAGATTGGGAGACTGCCCAACGGCGGATTATGCCGGCTGGCTTTAAGTAATGAAGACAAAGCGATGCGCGATCTGTTTGTCACTTGGCTGAAAGAAGAGCAATTACAGGTGCGGGTGGATGATTTCGGCAATATTTACGGCCGGCGACCGGGCAGGAATCCTGATTCCTCACCGGTGATGATCGGCTCCCACCTAGATACGCAGCCCCAAGGGGGGCAATATGATGGTGTACTAGGCGTATTAAGCGCATTGGAAGTGATCCGTGTTCTCAATGAACACAACATTGAGACCGAGCGGCCCATCGAAATTGTTAACTTTACCAATGAAGAAGGGGCTCGCTTTGAACCGCCGATGCTTGGTTCCGGCGGTCTAGCCAATATCTTTGATGAACAGTATGTTTTCAACAGAGAGGACCGCCAGGGCAGACGGTTCAAAGATGAATTGGCACGCATTGGTTATGCCGGCAAAAAAGAGAACCGGGCCAAACAGATTTATTGCTTCATTGAATTACATGTGGAACAAGGATCGGTATTGCATAGAGAACAGGTGTCGATTGGAGCGGTGGAAGGCATTCAAGGCATGACTTGGCTGGAGGTCCGGGTGACGGGTGAAGCGGATCATGCCGGGCCCACCCCTATGTCCATGCGTAAAGATGCGTTGGTGGCGGCAGCTAAAATGATTACGGCCATTGAACAGGTGGCTGATGAAGTTGGAAGTGGGGTCACTACCACGGTGGGCCGGTTGGCCGTGGAGCCGAATGTGGTGAATTGTGTGCCGGGCCAGGTGGTTTTCTCTGTGGATATCCGCCATTTTGATGATGCTACCCGTCGGCAAACGGTCCATCTGGTCCAGGAAAAAATCAGCACCATCGCGGTAATGGCGGGCGTGGACATTGAAATTAATAATTTGTGGGAAACGGAATCGACCCATTTTGCCCAGGAGATTGTGGACCTTGTCATGCAAGGGGCTGAACAGTATGGTTATTCCGCTCGGCGAATAGTGAGCGGCGCCGGGCATGATGCCAAATATATCAATGCCATCGCACCGGCGGGGATGATTTTCGTGCCCAGTATCAACGGCAAAAGTCATTGTCCGGAAGAATTGACGCTGATGGAAGATATCGAAAAAGGAGCCAATGTCCTGTTGTATGTTACCCACCAACTCGCCCAGCATCGAGGTGACTGA